The sequence CGACGTGCCTCGACAGATTGGTGCAAGGTTGTCGAGAAGCGGGGCAACGAAGCCAAGTGTTGATGCGGAGCAACACATAGTGCGGGTGAGTACCGGGCGAGACACGGATGGCCGATGTTGAGTGGCATCGGGTGAAAGATGGTCGTTGGATATCGGGCGTCGTGCGTCGGGCACGCAAGCTGTCGAGTGGGCGCATCGGGTGATTTCGAGCGTCTCACATCGGGAGTGCGGGGCACCGAGTACGGGCGTCGGGTGGGTGTCATGTGGCGGATGCACGCACACTACCGGACCAGCGCGTCGGGTGATGCCGGGCGCTGCGTGTCGGGTGTGCGGGGCGTCGGGGCACGGGTAACTGCCGATGAGTGCCGAGGAGTGCCGAGGCGGGCGAGCGATCGGTTCTGAGGATTAGCGCACGGGCGATGCGCGCCCGAGCAGTTGACACGAGGAAGGCGTGTCTTGGCTAAGGCGAATGGATGAAGGCAGAAAATGTCCTTGCTAGGACTCGAACACGGGATCAGTGGGGAGCAGCGTGGGGCGGTTGTTGGGCGCCAACAGCCCATGCCATGATCGGCAGTTTCGAGTAGTGGGGCGAAAAACTGCCCGGCGGTTACATCCAAGAGCCTTGTGACGGTTTTGCCTAGTGATGGGGGATGTCCATCAcatttatattgtaatttgGCTGTGAATGTACGACGAGAGAGTGTGCACGAGCCTTGAGCATAGATAGGTCCTTGTAATTTTATTGTgggaataaaattaaaggttggGGCGTGGTGTCCCCGTAAATTGTTGTGTGTTGCTTAAGGTTGTTCACGTTGATGTCCGCTGCGTGTGAACTTTGATTCGTGCACAATACAATCGTGAGCCTCATACATTCTAAGTGTCAAACGAGTGTTGGTGAGGGAAAAAGCTGGTCGGGTTGTGGGAATTCGGCGCTGCACGGGGCGAAAATTCTAGCCAAGGAAAACCCTGTGACAGGTTGATATATGGGCTAGTGGTTCACGCTTCTTGGCAGTAGTTCTCAACTTCACAACTAACGGAGTTCTTAATCTGACCTTCATCAAAGCCTTGAATTCTCAGTTGGGACCCATCTGTAATGCTTATGAGATTTTGCAAGTTTACCCAAGGAATGCAGAGACAAATGTGGAGGAAGGTAACTAAGTACTTCATTTTACCTTATATTTTCATGCAAGAAATCTGACAGATGACTAAGATTCTCATATATCTATTTAGTGGAGGTGATAATGAAAGTGAAGAACGAGCTACTTGCCCAGAATCAAGATAGTGAAATTCTGAAGACATGGTCTGGAGACCTTTGTCTCCCTCTTCCATGGCATGGTTTGTCTTGTGATGCTCTCAACGGTACCTCAATTATCAGTAAAATGTGAGATGCTTCTCCATAACACATGCTCATTTTCCCACGCTTGTCCTACCACCAATGTGTTATACCTGCAAATTCGTTGTTCCAACAATGGTCATTCGTTTTATTTGCTGTCA comes from Salvia miltiorrhiza cultivar Shanhuang (shh) chromosome 3, IMPLAD_Smil_shh, whole genome shotgun sequence and encodes:
- the LOC131018904 gene encoding nodulation receptor kinase-like; this translates as MVVGYRASCVGHASCRVGASGDFERLTSGVRGTEYGRRVGVMWRMHAHYRTSASGDAGRCVSGVRGVGARVDIWASGSRFLAVVLNFTTNGVLNLTFIKALNSQLGPICNAYEILQVYPRNAETNVEEVEVIMKVKNELLAQNQDSEILKTWSGDLCLPLPWHGLSCDALNGTSIISKMDLSFSRLTGPLPSSITKLKYLKELNVSNNGFIGIVPQFPAFPIFQIFGQKLNYVQLYHTGFCSADNSPLPAHEGFAN